ATCCGCTATTGATCGATGGCAGGCAGGATGGATTTCAGGAATAGGTAACGTCAAATGTAAAACCGATCTCTGAAGTAACTGCAGTAGATGGATATAATAAAACCAAGGAGTGACCCCATGATTGATTTGAAAAAAATTCTTGTACCAACCGACTTCAGTGAATTCGGACAGCAGGCCCTGCTCTACGGATGTGAACTCGCCAACCGATTTGACGCCGAATTACACTTACTGAATGTCGTTCAGGATGCCGTCGCCATGTTCCCGGAACCGAATATGATGGGAACATCGATGAATGATCTGGTAGCAGACATGCAGGGTCTGGCTCAGAAACAGCTGGAAGAAATGCCCGGTCTGCCTGGCACTGAAAACCTGAAAGTCGTACGTAAAGTTTGTGTCGGTCCCGCCTTTCTGGAAATCATCCGCTATGCCAAAAAAGCAGATATCGACCTGATTGTCATCGGTACACACGGCCGAACCGGCCTCAAACATATGTTGCTGGGAAGTGTTGCTGAAAAAGTGGTCCGCAAAGCCCCCTGCCCGGTACTGACGGTTTCTCACCCCGAGCGGGAATTTGTAATGCCGACTTAAATAATCTGCTGCATCTCACTATAATTCATTGAGTTAACATCACTGGAAATTCGTAGTGGTACTGAAGCATCCCCATTTACGATGAATTCCGGACCCAACCCCAACTAATATACTGAGGAAACAATGCCAAAACTGACCGTTGAAAATGTAGGAGAATTCGAAGTGGAATCTGGTAAGCGCCTGGTATTGGCCCTGACCGAAGATGCCCAGATCGATCAATTAC
The sequence above is a segment of the Gimesia algae genome. Coding sequences within it:
- a CDS encoding universal stress protein, producing the protein MIDLKKILVPTDFSEFGQQALLYGCELANRFDAELHLLNVVQDAVAMFPEPNMMGTSMNDLVADMQGLAQKQLEEMPGLPGTENLKVVRKVCVGPAFLEIIRYAKKADIDLIVIGTHGRTGLKHMLLGSVAEKVVRKAPCPVLTVSHPEREFVMPT